Genomic window (Pradoshia eiseniae):
GATTATAAGAAAACTTCCTGCCGTTGAAACGCTAGGCTCAACTAGCGTGATTTGCACAGACAAGACGGGTACCTTAACACAAAATAAAATGACCGTGGTAGATTATTATTTGCCGACGGGGAAAAAAGAGTCATTTCCGAGCGACCCAAATACATGGTCAGATAGCGAAAAAGCCTTAATACATATAGCGGCCTTATGTAATGACGCGCATATAAATGAAGAAGGCAAAGAGCTAGGCGATCCGACAGAAGTGGCCTTAATTGCATTCAGCAATAAAGTCAATAAACCTTATCAGGATATTCGCGAACGTTTCCCTCGGGAAGCGGAAATTCCATTTGACTCTGACCGCAAGCTGATGACAACCATCCATACATTCAATCATCAGAAGGCAATGCTTGTTAAAGGCGGACCTGATGTCATGTTTGAACGGTGCAGCTTCGTTTTAATCGATGGAAAGAAACAGCCGCTGACAGATGAACTTCTTGGACGCTTTCAGAATGCGAACGAAGAGTTCTCCAAAAACGCTTTGCGGGTCTTGGCTTATGGATATAAAGAAATTGCGGCAGATAAGACAGAGGCTGGCATTCAGGATGAGCATGATTTAGTATTAGTCGGGTTAACCGCCATGATTGATCCTCCACGCGAAGAGGTTTATGACTCGATTGAGGAGGCGAAGAAAGCCGGTATTCGCACAGTCATGATAACGGGGGACCATAAAACAACAGCACAAGCGATTGGACGGGAAATCGGCTTAATGGATGAAGACGATATTGCTGTTACGGGTCAGGAGCTTGATGCAATGTCCGATGAGGAACTTGATCGCAAACTTGAGCAGATTTCTGTCTATGCACGTGTTTCCCCTGAAAACAAAATCCGGATTGTTCGTGCATGGCAAAGAAAAGGCCAGATTACGAGCATGACAGGAGATGGCGTGAATGATGCCCCTGCTTTGAAGCAGGCAGATATCGGCGTGGCGATGGGAAGCGGCACCGATGTTGCCAAGGATGCAGCTGCCATGATTCTCACAGACGATAACTTTGTTTCGATTGTAAAAGCGGTAGCTGTCGGTAGAACCGTATTTGATAATATCAAAAAGGCGATTGCTTATTTGTTTGCAGGAAATGTTGGATCAATCATCGCCATTTTATTTGCCTTGATCATCGGCTGGGTCAATCCGTTTACAGCGTTGCAGCTGCTCTTCATTAACTTGGTCAACGATTCCCTGCCAGCAATAGCGCTTGGGATGGAGAAATCTGAACCTGACGTCATGAAGCGCAAGCCGCGAAATATCCAAGAAGGAATCTTTGCTGGAGGAACGATGCAGGATGTAATAGTACGTGGTACTTTAATCGGAATTGCGGTTATTATTTCACAATATATCGGTCTGCAGCAATCCGAGGAAATCAGTGTGGCTATGGCCTTCACAACATTGATTCTGGCACGAACATTACAGACGTTTGCAGCGCGCTCCAATAAGCAAACTATTTTTGAAGTTGGTTTATTCAGCAATAAATACGTGCTCGGAGCAGTCGCGTTTTGCTTAGTGTTATATACGATTACCATTTTGCCGGGCGCGCGGGAGGTTTTCTCCATCCCAGCTGCATTCGGTTGGCATGAGTGGGCGATCGCAACTGGCTTAGCGCTTGCCGCCGTCATTCTTATGGAACTGAAAAAAGTCGTAGCACGCATAGCTAAATAAGAATAGGTACTTTTAATGGGAGTCTGTTCAACAGACAAGGGGTGACACATTTTGTGTCACCCCTTTCTACGTTTACGAAAGAATTCTAGCAATAAAAAGGTATATGATGAAAATGGAAATATAAAGTGTGTCCAGACCCGCCAAGTATAACCCCATTTTTGATTTTTTCAGCTTTTCCAGACGAGAATGATAGATGGTATCATATAAACCAATGACAAATAAAATGAATGAAACCATACTCACAAGGATATTGCCCGTGATCACTATTGCAAGGATATATATCAGCCATCTGCGAAAGAAATTAAACATTAACCCAAATAATATCAAGGATAGTGAATTCGGATTTATAACCAACTCATCCTCGGAGGATATTTCACTTAATCCTCTTTGAATATCTTTGTAATCCTTTAAGTAGCTCACGTTAACCTCTAAAATAATACAACAATATAGGATGATTACAATCTCCTCATTATTTCTTACGAGCTCCATCAAATTGGACAACTCCCATTACCATCACTTTTTCATCACTTTTTCGAACCTAAAAAATTCATATTCCTCTAAAGAACTAATGTTATCCTGATGCTTATTTTCACTGGATTGATGCGGATCCGGGTTAAACTGATTATAGAACTCAACAATGTGGAATCCGCATTTATTTACGTAAAAATGAATGTTCCGTTTTTCAAAATACGGTGTCACGAGCTCCCATACTTCAGTATCCGGATAGTATTCTTCAATGGCTTTCCATGCAAGAGTACCAACACCACGGCTATGGGATTTAGATGAAATGAAGAGTAAATCGACCGAATTTCGGTGAGTTTCGGTGTCAATTCTTAAGACCACACCCCCAACCTTTTCACCGTTCAGTGAAATATGATAAATGACCGCTCCAGGAGCGTTAAAGGACTGCTCGATATCCTCATCTGATGGGATAGGACCCTCCTCTGCATCTCCCAAATTCTCAATTAGCCCCTTCGTGAAAGATTCCTGCAATTCCTTTTTGAATAGCGGCAAATCCTTTTCATCTGCAGGCATAAGCTGCACTTTATTCTCTAGGTGTTTATTCATCTCTTCTGTCCTTTCTAGCATTACAAGTATGTACATTTATGTAAGTTCATTAAGACTTATTCAAAATTCTTTCACCAAACATGATTCCCCCATTAAAATTCTGTTTTAATGTCTTATAACTTGCAACAAAACAAGACTTGAATACAATACATCTTAATTCTCCTGCTTAACCTATATTACCTCTTTATAGCTCGCCTTATATCAAAGATTCCTAGAGACCCGCAAATCAATACCCCTAGACCCAGTATAGATGTAAGAACCCAATTATTTCCCCAACTAATAATGACCGTGCACAAGCAGCTGAAGGAAATCAATAATGCTCCATATTTCGCTTGCCTTTCTTTCCATTTGGATAAAAGATTGTTCTTTTTCAATTTACCCCACCCCCATTTCAGTCAGTTTCATGCAGATGAACATCCTCTAACCTGCCATCTCCTCATTTCCCCTACCATAAGCTATTCATGACCGTTAATCTAGGCAAAAAATCTTTTTTTAAAAAATAGGTTGAATTATTTGCTAAACGGGAAGATTAGTTATACATTATCTATATAATAATTATATAAAACCATTAAAAGGATGTGGACATATGTTTCTGGCTTGGAATGAAATGAAGAACAACAAGCTCAGATTTGCTCTAATTATCGGTGTACTTACACTCGTTTCTTATTTGGTCTTCTTCTTATCAGGTCTTGCGAACGGACTAGAGAACCTCAATAAGGAGGCCGTCGATAAATGGGAGGCAGAAGGGGTCATTCTGACGGACGAATCAGATATTAATCTCCCTCAATCGAGCTTTGAAAAAGATGAATATGATGGAAACGGTGCCTCTGAAACAGCCGCGTTAGGACAATTCAATTCCATCGCCACATCAGGTGACAATAAAGCAAATGTAGCGATTTTCGGTATCATGGAAGATGAATTCATCATGCCAGATGTGACAGAAGGCGAAAGCTTTAATGAAACTGGAGAAGTCATCGCAGATGATTCACTGAAGGATGAAGGGTTTAAGGTGGGCGACGAGCTTGAGCTCTCTTCGACCGAAGAAACATTGACAATCGTCGGTTTCACCGAGGATGCCAAATTTAATGCAGCACCAGTCCTCTATGGAACCATGGAGACCTACCAGAAGGTCCGTTACGGGGAAGCAGCTGAAGCCAATGAGGATTTCATCAATGCCTACATTGTGCGTGCAGACAATCTTGATGACGTTTCTGTAGATGATTCCTTGCAACTCGTCTCTACTCAAACATTTATTGAAAACATGCCGGGATATACGGAGCAAAATTTAACGCTGACTTTAATGATCTACTTCTTATTTATTGTTTCAGCCGTCATTCTTGCTATCTTCCTTTACGTGCTGACGATTCAGAAGATTAGTATTTTTGGAGTTATGAAGGCGCAAGGAATATCCAATCGCTATTTATCCA
Coding sequences:
- a CDS encoding cation-translocating P-type ATPase; amino-acid sequence: MEFHSSSIEDVLQATDSTEKGLSSAEAKKRLERDGFNELAAKEKDPIWKLFLENFKDPMVIVLLIAAIVQIILGEIIESIIIFAVLMINAVISVIQTRKAESSLDALRQLSAPEAKVLRDGVRQTLPARELVRGDIVLLEAGDYVPADGRVVESGSLKLEEGMLTGESEAVEKYSDIIEGNVPLGDRFNMVYSGAMVVYGRGTVVITGTGSETEIGKIAGLIESAEEKATPLQRKLEVFSKKLGIAILLLCIVIFGVETGRLWLSDTTADMTVGILNALMFAVAVAVAAIPEALSSIVTIVLSVGTSKMAKQHAIIRKLPAVETLGSTSVICTDKTGTLTQNKMTVVDYYLPTGKKESFPSDPNTWSDSEKALIHIAALCNDAHINEEGKELGDPTEVALIAFSNKVNKPYQDIRERFPREAEIPFDSDRKLMTTIHTFNHQKAMLVKGGPDVMFERCSFVLIDGKKQPLTDELLGRFQNANEEFSKNALRVLAYGYKEIAADKTEAGIQDEHDLVLVGLTAMIDPPREEVYDSIEEAKKAGIRTVMITGDHKTTAQAIGREIGLMDEDDIAVTGQELDAMSDEELDRKLEQISVYARVSPENKIRIVRAWQRKGQITSMTGDGVNDAPALKQADIGVAMGSGTDVAKDAAAMILTDDNFVSIVKAVAVGRTVFDNIKKAIAYLFAGNVGSIIAILFALIIGWVNPFTALQLLFINLVNDSLPAIALGMEKSEPDVMKRKPRNIQEGIFAGGTMQDVIVRGTLIGIAVIISQYIGLQQSEEISVAMAFTTLILARTLQTFAARSNKQTIFEVGLFSNKYVLGAVAFCLVLYTITILPGAREVFSIPAAFGWHEWAIATGLALAAVILMELKKVVARIAK
- a CDS encoding GNAT family N-acetyltransferase gives rise to the protein MNKHLENKVQLMPADEKDLPLFKKELQESFTKGLIENLGDAEEGPIPSDEDIEQSFNAPGAVIYHISLNGEKVGGVVLRIDTETHRNSVDLLFISSKSHSRGVGTLAWKAIEEYYPDTEVWELVTPYFEKRNIHFYVNKCGFHIVEFYNQFNPDPHQSSENKHQDNISSLEEYEFFRFEKVMKK
- a CDS encoding ABC transporter permease encodes the protein MFLAWNEMKNNKLRFALIIGVLTLVSYLVFFLSGLANGLENLNKEAVDKWEAEGVILTDESDINLPQSSFEKDEYDGNGASETAALGQFNSIATSGDNKANVAIFGIMEDEFIMPDVTEGESFNETGEVIADDSLKDEGFKVGDELELSSTEETLTIVGFTEDAKFNAAPVLYGTMETYQKVRYGEAAEANEDFINAYIVRADNLDDVSVDDSLQLVSTQTFIENMPGYTEQNLTLTLMIYFLFIVSAVILAIFLYVLTIQKISIFGVMKAQGISNRYLSNSVIAQTFLLALFGVIVGFGLTLLTGFFLPAAVPVAFNYADMALYAAILVVVSVLGALFSVQTIVKIDPLRAIGG